The Thermococcus thermotolerans genome contains a region encoding:
- a CDS encoding PIN domain-containing protein has product MRRPTELIEKPELQVLLNVLGEVDVSYPLYGLHLLRAKPIETGYRVEVTVGRREFNDRVPEYLSHELPTYTDFYETFISAGIILYDNVDEFLQNLELYERLKKGVAFAPDTNLFYHRFISGFRPLDRYQIVVAEGVKKEIENAMNYKYHHRELEEMRREVRNGSLLKEFSNRRTKKSRKAAYIALKEFERLKDRIIIAESVKEPAHNNDEIIVKSLKHYDNMTPTLLVFLTADIAITDVAEMEGLEYFLFKYPRKELGRHDVTAYQLRTLLFNLAAVFGVIEVNGITIFGEFGGKGGLNELKLVFPAENRAYHEFEFHLKLSRKLREIMDNIATGV; this is encoded by the coding sequence ATGCGCCGCCCTACTGAACTCATCGAAAAGCCGGAGCTTCAGGTTCTTCTGAACGTTCTCGGGGAAGTTGACGTGAGCTATCCACTATACGGTCTCCACCTGCTGAGGGCGAAGCCGATAGAGACGGGCTACCGCGTTGAAGTCACCGTTGGCAGGAGGGAATTCAACGACCGGGTCCCTGAGTACCTCTCCCACGAACTGCCCACATACACCGACTTCTACGAGACGTTCATATCGGCAGGTATAATCCTCTACGACAACGTGGACGAGTTCCTCCAGAACCTTGAGCTCTACGAGAGGCTCAAAAAGGGTGTCGCCTTTGCCCCGGACACGAACCTCTTCTACCACCGCTTCATCTCGGGCTTCAGGCCCCTCGACAGGTATCAGATAGTCGTGGCCGAGGGAGTGAAGAAGGAGATAGAGAACGCGATGAACTACAAGTACCACCACAGGGAGCTGGAGGAGATGAGACGTGAGGTGAGGAACGGAAGCCTCCTGAAGGAGTTCAGCAACAGGAGGACAAAAAAGAGCAGAAAAGCCGCTTACATAGCCCTCAAGGAGTTCGAGAGGCTGAAGGATAGAATAATCATAGCGGAGAGCGTCAAGGAGCCGGCCCACAACAACGACGAGATAATAGTGAAGTCCCTCAAGCACTACGACAACATGACGCCGACCCTTCTGGTCTTCCTAACGGCTGACATAGCGATAACCGACGTGGCCGAGATGGAGGGGCTTGAGTACTTCCTCTTTAAGTATCCGCGCAAAGAGCTCGGAAGGCACGACGTTACGGCGTACCAGCTCAGGACGCTCCTCTTCAACCTCGCGGCGGTCTTCGGCGTCATAGAAGTGAACGGGATAACAATTTTCGGCGAGTTCGGAGGCAAGGGTGGGCTGAACGAGCTGAAGCTGGTCTTCCCGGCGGAGAACAGGGCATATCACGAGTTTGAATTCCACCTCAAGCTTTCGAGAAAGCTGAGGGAGATAATGGACAACATTGCTACGGGGGTCTAG
- a CDS encoding cytochrome c biogenesis protein CcdA, producing MRSEIKGLAIILLASFGVSSLALWALGMVDFIPKFFALAMSDSINPCTFVIYTMLLIALSVREVSKKRLYFIGATFIAAVYISYYLLGVGLLYFAGYLPLWVAGVAAILFGAYTLATGLMEKSRVGDKSKIRRKIFSSDATAIGAFTLGVIVSTTLLPCSAGSYLVYAIIISKGGQALAFLLLALYNLVFVLPLVVILLAMGSVTESKRFSQAMVRHSRELSVIAGLLLIAIGVWVLTGASP from the coding sequence ATGAGGAGTGAGATAAAGGGGCTGGCAATAATTCTTCTGGCATCCTTCGGGGTGAGTTCCCTTGCGCTGTGGGCGCTGGGTATGGTGGACTTTATACCCAAGTTCTTCGCCCTGGCCATGAGCGACTCGATAAACCCGTGCACCTTCGTCATATACACCATGCTCCTCATAGCACTCTCCGTCAGGGAGGTATCAAAGAAGAGGCTGTATTTCATAGGGGCCACATTCATAGCCGCGGTTTACATATCATACTACCTCCTTGGCGTCGGACTACTGTACTTCGCCGGTTATCTGCCCCTCTGGGTCGCTGGAGTTGCGGCAATATTATTCGGTGCTTACACCCTAGCCACAGGTCTGATGGAAAAATCCCGCGTCGGAGACAAAAGCAAAATCAGGAGGAAAATATTCAGCAGCGACGCAACTGCAATTGGGGCTTTTACGCTCGGGGTTATAGTCTCAACAACCCTCCTCCCGTGCTCGGCTGGAAGCTACCTCGTGTACGCGATAATAATCTCCAAAGGCGGCCAGGCCCTCGCGTTCCTCCTCCTGGCACTCTACAACTTGGTGTTTGTGCTTCCCCTGGTCGTCATACTGCTCGCCATGGGGAGCGTCACTGAGAGCAAGCGCTTCTCCCAGGCGATGGTGCGGCACAGCAGGGAGCTCTCGGTCATAGCCGGGCTGCTGCTGATAGCTATAGGGGTCTGGGTTCTTACGGGTGCCTCACCCTAA
- a CDS encoding thioredoxin family protein: MKKLVLFFIGLLVFSTVSYAFAETQIDQDKLHFYMYGLETCPHCQKMKEEIPKFYGENSLTYYELINNEENNKLFSAQYKYTGIAGVPAIGIAYDGKLVAIVEGEYNVSATPKIVQAALDNGGLILFTGGQAYIIKNETIIQELQAIYVEHRMPGEGQTTTTTETPSDTGTPPDTEGPAETSTNTGSGGGICGPGIVVALAVVPLALWKKRR, from the coding sequence ATGAAGAAGTTGGTGTTGTTTTTCATAGGCCTGCTGGTGTTCTCAACGGTCTCCTATGCCTTCGCCGAAACCCAGATAGACCAGGACAAGCTCCATTTTTACATGTACGGTCTGGAAACATGCCCCCACTGTCAGAAAATGAAGGAAGAGATTCCCAAGTTCTACGGTGAGAACAGCCTAACTTACTACGAGCTGATCAACAACGAGGAGAACAACAAGCTCTTTTCGGCCCAGTACAAGTACACCGGCATAGCTGGAGTGCCCGCCATAGGTATAGCGTACGATGGAAAGCTTGTGGCAATAGTTGAAGGAGAGTACAACGTCTCCGCCACCCCGAAGATTGTTCAGGCGGCCCTTGACAACGGAGGCTTGATACTCTTCACCGGCGGACAGGCGTACATAATCAAGAACGAAACAATAATCCAGGAGCTTCAGGCGATATACGTTGAGCACAGAATGCCCGGAGAGGGCCAGACCACCACTACCACTGAAACTCCAAGCGACACTGGAACTCCCCCAGACACGGAAGGCCCGGCTGAAACTTCGACCAACACCGGGAGTGGCGGGGGAATCTGCGGTCCCGGAATAGTGGTCGCTCTAGCCGTTGTTCCGCTGGCTCTGTGGAAGAAAAGGCGCTGA
- a CDS encoding DUF2284 domain-containing protein has translation MKVLWEREIPADEIVVSPRPVWKCRSCPMYGRRPSCPPHVPDWREAKEWVRHFKRALIIKFEIDMDRFEQDKREALLYLLKREEEFFREGKMYATALFPGNCNLCDDCPFERGEPCRMPTRVRPSIDAIGIEIGRLVKIDFSESVLYGMVLIE, from the coding sequence ATGAAGGTGCTATGGGAGAGGGAAATTCCAGCGGATGAGATAGTTGTCTCGCCCAGACCGGTCTGGAAGTGTCGCTCCTGCCCGATGTATGGCAGAAGACCGAGCTGTCCGCCACACGTCCCGGACTGGAGGGAAGCGAAGGAGTGGGTGCGGCACTTCAAAAGGGCCCTGATAATAAAGTTTGAGATAGACATGGACCGCTTCGAGCAGGACAAGCGGGAAGCCCTCCTGTACCTGCTGAAAAGGGAGGAGGAATTTTTCCGGGAGGGAAAGATGTACGCGACAGCCTTATTCCCTGGCAACTGCAACCTCTGCGACGACTGTCCCTTCGAGAGGGGCGAGCCGTGCAGGATGCCAACCAGGGTCAGACCGAGCATAGACGCCATCGGCATCGAGATTGGGAGGCTCGTGAAAATCGACTTCTCCGAAAGCGTTTTGTACGGAATGGTGCTAATTGAATGA
- a CDS encoding SDR family NAD(P)-dependent oxidoreductase, giving the protein MCVELSGKVALVTGGGRGIGGAISLVLAEKGTNVAVNYAHSREKAEETAELCRSYGVDAIAVKADVSIREEVRRMVEKVINHFGRIDILVNNAGILGKALKPMEVTDEDWDAVLSINLKGAFIVTQEVLRYMKKGKIVNIASIAGKDGGTVGPHYAASKGGLIALTFNLARHLAPNILVNAIAPGPVDTELISPEIKERLRSLSLTGEIAKPEEIAHAVIFLLENDHITGEVIDVNGGRLMD; this is encoded by the coding sequence ATGTGTGTGGAGCTGAGCGGAAAGGTTGCCCTAGTTACCGGCGGCGGAAGGGGCATAGGGGGGGCGATATCACTCGTCCTCGCGGAGAAGGGGACAAACGTTGCGGTAAACTACGCCCACAGCAGAGAAAAGGCCGAAGAGACCGCCGAGCTCTGCCGTTCCTACGGGGTCGACGCGATCGCCGTAAAGGCCGACGTGAGCATCCGGGAAGAGGTCAGAAGGATGGTCGAGAAAGTTATCAACCACTTCGGAAGGATAGACATCCTCGTGAATAACGCAGGAATTCTTGGAAAGGCCCTGAAGCCGATGGAAGTAACTGACGAGGATTGGGATGCTGTTCTTAGCATCAACCTCAAGGGGGCCTTCATCGTCACCCAGGAGGTTCTCAGGTACATGAAGAAAGGAAAGATAGTCAACATAGCCTCGATAGCCGGCAAGGACGGGGGAACGGTTGGTCCTCACTACGCGGCCTCAAAGGGCGGACTGATAGCCCTCACGTTCAACCTTGCGAGGCATCTGGCTCCCAACATCCTCGTCAATGCAATAGCACCTGGTCCGGTTGACACCGAGCTGATAAGCCCAGAGATAAAGGAGAGGCTCCGCTCGCTCTCGCTGACGGGGGAGATAGCCAAACCGGAGGAGATAGCCCACGCGGTGATTTTCCTCCTCGAAAACGACCACATAACCGGCGAGGTCATAGACGTCAACGGCGGCAGGCTGATGGATTAA
- a CDS encoding DUF257 domain-containing protein, translated as MVMTCLDSIWDELRPGETVIIEYSSLLFPAVVFYQALMWASKRNYKIIIDDVLDSLYLYKVHLQLAGLSTDIFDSIEIIKEGGVLPVGRVASHLELKQYGVRKVEYERAYKLIMSRTEEKQIVNLVVGAEKLFLISNVRENINTLNLILSYMGDKRKITLYFINKDLLEVSGAYLLPLLEELATTVIRIDKRNERYVVSVAKSINSKLEGVGVPLNQESIGKTF; from the coding sequence ATGGTAATGACATGTTTAGATAGTATCTGGGACGAGTTAAGACCCGGGGAGACTGTGATCATAGAGTATAGCTCTCTTCTGTTTCCCGCGGTAGTGTTCTATCAAGCTCTCATGTGGGCCAGCAAAAGAAATTACAAAATCATAATCGATGACGTACTCGACAGTCTTTACCTGTATAAAGTCCACTTACAGCTGGCCGGGCTCAGCACGGACATCTTTGACAGCATAGAGATTATAAAAGAGGGTGGTGTCCTGCCCGTTGGAAGGGTCGCAAGCCATCTTGAATTAAAACAGTACGGTGTAAGGAAGGTTGAGTATGAACGTGCATATAAACTAATAATGTCCCGGACTGAAGAGAAACAAATAGTCAACCTAGTCGTTGGTGCCGAAAAGCTATTTCTCATTTCTAATGTAAGGGAAAACATTAACACACTGAACCTCATACTAAGCTATATGGGCGATAAAAGAAAGATAACACTTTATTTCATTAACAAAGATTTGTTAGAAGTCAGTGGTGCCTATCTCCTGCCGCTTCTCGAAGAGCTGGCAACCACAGTAATCAGAATAGACAAGAGAAATGAAAGGTACGTAGTTTCTGTGGCAAAGTCAATAAACAGCAAGTTAGAAGGGGTAGGAGTGCCCTTAAACCAGGAAAGCATAGGTAAGACTTTTTAA
- a CDS encoding thioredoxin family protein, with product MDELEMIRRKKMLELMKRAGMIEVKPKRKVVIEVITSPGCPYCPIAWAMAQELERKYEGVIARELSVATPEGQRKAMEHNIMGTPTIIIDNRVEFIGVPNFAEFERRVREKLGLG from the coding sequence ATGGACGAGCTTGAGATGATAAGGAGAAAAAAGATGCTAGAACTCATGAAGAGGGCCGGCATGATAGAGGTCAAGCCAAAGAGAAAGGTAGTCATCGAGGTCATAACGTCGCCCGGCTGTCCGTACTGCCCGATAGCCTGGGCAATGGCTCAGGAGCTTGAGAGAAAATACGAGGGCGTCATAGCGAGGGAACTGAGCGTGGCCACTCCCGAAGGCCAGAGGAAGGCCATGGAGCACAACATAATGGGAACCCCCACGATAATCATAGACAACAGGGTGGAGTTCATAGGGGTTCCGAACTTCGCCGAATTCGAGAGAAGGGTGAGGGAAAAGCTCGGTTTAGGGTGA
- a CDS encoding YbhB/YbcL family Raf kinase inhibitor-like protein yields MDLEIGSIFHNGEYIPVEFTCDGENVNPPIFIGHIDSRAKGLVIIMDDPDAPGGTFTHWIAWNIPPLGEIPKGVPPQPEVDAPVHVVQGRNDFGRIGYGGPCPPRGHGVHHYHFKVYALDTTLSIKPGSSREELERAMAGHVIQWGELIGLYERK; encoded by the coding sequence ATGGATTTGGAGATTGGTTCGATATTTCACAACGGGGAGTACATACCCGTTGAGTTCACGTGCGATGGTGAGAACGTCAATCCCCCCATCTTCATCGGCCACATAGACTCCAGGGCCAAAGGCCTGGTCATCATCATGGACGACCCCGACGCTCCCGGAGGAACATTCACCCACTGGATAGCCTGGAACATTCCCCCTCTAGGGGAGATTCCCAAAGGTGTGCCTCCCCAGCCGGAGGTTGATGCCCCGGTGCACGTTGTTCAGGGGCGCAATGACTTCGGAAGAATAGGCTACGGCGGACCGTGTCCGCCGCGTGGACACGGCGTGCACCATTACCACTTCAAGGTCTATGCGCTCGACACGACCCTCAGCATCAAACCGGGCTCAAGCAGGGAAGAACTGGAAAGGGCCATGGCAGGCCACGTTATCCAGTGGGGAGAGCTCATTGGCCTCTATGAGAGGAAGTGA
- a CDS encoding zinc-ribbon domain-containing protein, which yields MRIKCPNCGAEFKAEGGIVTCPYCGFQIRLGEARTFTYDLKIEDPWRPLTSFIRLQRLSPNDIEWKARLIERKLLYVPFYIFFVRAEGVAHTGTFSSEGAGHVEFFNYITVPAVEGFDELVNYPLPTKGRRYFDGRVKGELIEKTLDEDDAQKKLRDEVRNLLKKEARRYFHWGSVEMGMPTFEVQLDGLVYYPMWRVKYKYGLLTHRAYVDGTDGRIPYAEFPIALPKRFVNFTLGSLLLASGFFLGKLLLPYGFTSVVGSMGAAAAASFPSLKRAFTLRGRASEHRLLAEMAADYAPEEEAFGAIRRFWKAHM from the coding sequence ATGAGGATCAAATGCCCCAACTGCGGTGCGGAGTTCAAGGCTGAAGGAGGAATAGTAACGTGCCCCTACTGCGGGTTTCAGATTAGGCTTGGGGAGGCCAGGACATTCACCTATGACCTAAAAATAGAAGACCCCTGGAGACCCCTTACATCGTTTATCAGGCTTCAACGCCTCTCACCCAACGACATCGAGTGGAAGGCCCGGCTTATCGAGAGAAAACTGTTGTACGTCCCGTTCTACATCTTCTTTGTAAGGGCAGAGGGCGTTGCCCACACCGGCACGTTTTCCTCGGAGGGAGCCGGTCACGTCGAGTTCTTCAACTACATCACCGTCCCCGCGGTCGAGGGTTTCGACGAGCTGGTTAATTACCCTCTGCCCACGAAGGGGAGACGGTATTTTGATGGCAGGGTCAAGGGAGAGCTCATAGAGAAAACCCTGGATGAGGACGATGCTCAGAAAAAGCTCCGGGATGAAGTTAGAAACCTGCTGAAGAAGGAAGCAAGGCGCTACTTCCACTGGGGCAGTGTGGAGATGGGAATGCCAACCTTCGAGGTGCAGCTGGATGGTCTGGTTTACTACCCGATGTGGCGGGTCAAATACAAGTACGGCCTGCTGACTCACAGAGCCTACGTTGACGGAACGGACGGCAGAATCCCCTACGCCGAGTTTCCAATAGCCCTCCCAAAGAGGTTCGTCAACTTTACCTTGGGTTCGTTGCTTTTGGCTTCGGGCTTTTTCCTTGGGAAGCTGCTCCTGCCCTATGGATTTACCTCAGTTGTGGGCTCGATGGGTGCCGCCGCTGCCGCTTCATTCCCTTCGCTGAAGCGCGCGTTTACCCTTCGTGGCAGGGCCAGCGAGCACAGACTATTGGCTGAAATGGCGGCGGATTATGCTCCCGAGGAAGAGGCTTTTGGGGCGATAAGGCGCTTCTGGAAGGCCCACATGTGA
- a CDS encoding toxin-antitoxin system TumE family protein — protein sequence MLRELELLDNSPVVRDYEVLDYKEGEGFYFLKIKAGLRDGSVLYIREFVSEDEYNYSFQWQRGGELIIRWDNAPHHRRLETFPHHKHVSSKDNIQPSREVSLEDILKIIEDKLVPKS from the coding sequence ATGCTCAGAGAATTAGAATTGCTTGATAACAGCCCAGTTGTTAGGGACTATGAGGTTCTCGACTACAAGGAGGGGGAGGGATTCTATTTCCTGAAAATTAAGGCAGGGCTGAGGGACGGAAGCGTTCTTTACATTAGAGAGTTCGTCTCCGAGGATGAATATAACTACTCTTTCCAGTGGCAGAGGGGCGGGGAGCTTATAATTAGATGGGACAACGCGCCGCATCACAGGAGGCTGGAGACCTTTCCCCACCATAAACATGTCAGCTCCAAAGACAACATTCAACCTTCCAGAGAGGTCTCGCTGGAGGACATCTTAAAGATTATTGAGGATAAATTAGTCCCAAAATCTTGA
- a CDS encoding 7-carboxy-7-deazaguanine synthase QueE, whose amino-acid sequence MKLIMAEVFNSWQGEGGSVEGSAFGRRQIFVRFAGCDLNCAWCDSRKYINASRVSRWRYEVEPFTGKFEYRPNPASFDEVIEAVLRLDTGDVHSISYTGGEPTLQIRALKALMERMKELGFDNFLETHGGLPELIREVAHLTDYASVDIKDETAKATGDWRALVLREVESIRILKEAGAKVYAKLVVTSETKIENISWYAELLKGLAPLVIQPREPIEVSQERLMELYREASLVMGRKNVGLSFQVHKYLNVL is encoded by the coding sequence ATGAAGCTCATAATGGCCGAGGTCTTCAACAGCTGGCAGGGCGAAGGTGGAAGCGTCGAAGGTTCTGCCTTTGGAAGGAGGCAGATCTTCGTCCGCTTCGCAGGCTGCGACCTTAACTGTGCCTGGTGTGACTCCAGGAAATATATCAACGCCTCTCGCGTTTCCCGCTGGCGCTACGAGGTCGAGCCATTTACGGGGAAGTTCGAGTACAGACCGAATCCCGCTTCGTTTGATGAGGTGATCGAGGCCGTTCTACGCCTCGATACCGGTGACGTACACTCGATAAGCTACACCGGCGGCGAGCCGACGCTCCAGATAAGGGCGCTCAAGGCACTCATGGAGAGGATGAAGGAGCTCGGCTTTGATAACTTCCTTGAGACCCACGGAGGCCTTCCGGAGCTGATTAGAGAGGTTGCCCACCTTACCGACTACGCGAGCGTTGACATAAAGGACGAGACGGCAAAGGCCACAGGGGACTGGAGGGCTTTGGTTCTCCGTGAGGTCGAGAGCATAAGGATTCTGAAGGAAGCAGGGGCAAAAGTTTACGCCAAGCTCGTCGTTACATCCGAGACAAAAATCGAGAACATCAGCTGGTATGCGGAGCTGCTGAAGGGTCTGGCTCCCCTCGTGATCCAGCCGAGGGAACCGATTGAGGTAAGCCAGGAGAGACTCATGGAGCTGTACCGTGAAGCCTCGCTCGTTATGGGGCGGAAGAACGTCGGCCTGAGCTTCCAGGTTCACAAGTACCTCAACGTCCTCTGA
- a CDS encoding zinc ribbon domain-containing protein, with product MVIIEVLRCERCGAPLDVTPEDIIVVCPYCGYPNSYDKIFTEKNVFFVESLPKKEILRLFWERVGQDRDYIGLRGKVEIAKIEGFYVPLWFGKVEGHGYVRFVDYEKEGNKKKRVVRYREFEDNPLVCVPARRGVYDIAVETLAKKFERAGYITFKEIKNTLKYMMEPKPIAELTPSRWESLELEFLNTDFGKEQAKLALLDRASDLAKEKHVPKDTEIKSFGFGGEVEDFALVFYPLWKVYYDIEGGTYFVAYDGHKGKEVLALEPVRVWRKVAYALAALVGVTVAALFMTPYGNLEYWDFVAHARQGALLALIIPALLAYFGFGLARGYGRKMARDVRVER from the coding sequence GTGGTAATCATCGAGGTTCTCAGGTGCGAGCGGTGCGGTGCGCCCCTTGATGTCACTCCCGAGGATATAATAGTCGTCTGCCCGTACTGTGGTTACCCCAACTCCTACGACAAAATTTTCACCGAGAAGAACGTCTTCTTCGTTGAGAGCCTCCCAAAGAAGGAAATACTCCGCCTCTTCTGGGAGCGCGTGGGGCAGGACAGGGACTACATAGGCCTCCGCGGGAAGGTTGAAATAGCCAAGATTGAGGGTTTCTACGTTCCACTGTGGTTCGGGAAGGTCGAGGGCCATGGGTACGTCAGGTTCGTTGATTACGAAAAGGAGGGTAACAAGAAGAAGAGGGTCGTCAGGTACAGGGAATTTGAAGATAACCCCCTCGTTTGCGTTCCCGCAAGGAGAGGTGTCTACGACATAGCCGTTGAGACCCTCGCGAAAAAATTTGAAAGGGCGGGCTACATAACCTTCAAAGAGATAAAGAACACGCTTAAGTACATGATGGAGCCAAAGCCAATAGCTGAGCTGACACCCAGTAGGTGGGAAAGTCTTGAGCTGGAGTTCTTAAACACCGATTTTGGGAAGGAACAGGCCAAGCTTGCCCTCTTGGACAGGGCGTCGGACCTCGCAAAGGAGAAGCACGTTCCAAAGGACACTGAGATAAAATCATTTGGGTTTGGAGGAGAGGTCGAGGACTTTGCCCTCGTGTTTTACCCCCTCTGGAAGGTGTACTACGACATCGAGGGTGGAACGTATTTCGTTGCATACGACGGCCACAAGGGAAAGGAAGTGCTCGCTCTTGAGCCAGTGAGGGTCTGGCGCAAGGTGGCATACGCACTCGCGGCGCTGGTGGGAGTGACGGTGGCCGCGTTATTCATGACTCCGTACGGCAACTTAGAATACTGGGACTTCGTTGCCCACGCCAGACAGGGCGCGCTCCTGGCTCTGATAATCCCGGCTCTGCTCGCCTACTTTGGGTTTGGGCTCGCTAGGGGCTACGGGAGGAAAATGGCCAGAGATGTGAGGGTCGAAAGATGA
- a CDS encoding RuvB-like helicase translates to MPVIEEVAPRSFERIGSHSHIRGLGLDENGKARFMADGMVGQVKAREAAGIAVELIKRGKLAGKGILLVGPTGSGKTAIAMGIARELGEDVPFVQIAGSEIYSAEVKKTEFLKEALRRAIGVRISEERKVYEGEVRSIEVRKTRHPFNPYVEIPESVVITLRTKDDEKTIRAGREIAYQLLEMGVEEGDVIQIDAETGRISKIGTTKEEEGLFFKRKVNLPSGPVLKIKEFTYTVTLHDLDVANARGNIFGLLFSTGAEISDEIRQRVDETVKKWIEEGKASLVPGVLFIDEVHMLDIEAFSFLARAMESELAPILILATNRGRTKIRGTDLEAPHGIPIDMLDRLLIINTEPYRKEEIREIVKIRAREEKIEVSEEAIEYLAELGEKTSLRYAVQLLAPASVLAKGGRVEREHIERAKEYFADLRRSMSFVEKLEGMLQ, encoded by the coding sequence ATGCCAGTGATAGAGGAAGTGGCGCCAAGGAGCTTCGAGAGGATTGGAAGCCACTCCCACATAAGGGGCCTTGGTCTCGATGAGAACGGAAAGGCCAGGTTTATGGCCGACGGAATGGTGGGCCAGGTCAAGGCGAGGGAAGCTGCCGGAATAGCCGTTGAGCTCATCAAGCGCGGCAAGCTCGCCGGTAAGGGAATCCTCCTCGTCGGCCCGACTGGGAGCGGCAAGACGGCGATAGCCATGGGTATAGCTAGGGAGCTCGGCGAAGATGTTCCCTTCGTCCAGATAGCTGGCAGTGAGATTTATTCCGCCGAGGTCAAGAAGACCGAGTTCCTGAAGGAGGCCCTCAGGAGGGCGATAGGGGTAAGGATAAGCGAGGAGAGGAAGGTTTACGAGGGTGAGGTCAGGTCGATAGAGGTTAGAAAGACCAGGCATCCCTTCAACCCCTACGTCGAGATTCCGGAGAGCGTCGTTATAACCCTCCGCACGAAGGACGACGAGAAGACGATTAGAGCCGGGAGGGAGATAGCCTACCAGCTCCTTGAGATGGGCGTTGAGGAGGGCGACGTCATACAGATTGACGCCGAGACCGGAAGGATTTCGAAGATAGGCACCACCAAGGAGGAAGAGGGGCTGTTCTTCAAGCGCAAGGTGAACCTGCCGAGCGGCCCGGTTCTCAAGATAAAGGAGTTCACCTACACCGTTACGCTCCACGACCTCGACGTTGCCAACGCCCGCGGAAACATCTTCGGCCTGCTCTTCAGCACAGGGGCGGAGATAAGCGACGAGATAAGGCAGCGCGTTGACGAGACGGTCAAGAAGTGGATCGAGGAAGGGAAGGCCAGCCTCGTTCCGGGGGTTCTTTTCATAGACGAGGTGCACATGCTCGACATCGAGGCGTTCTCTTTCCTCGCGAGGGCTATGGAGAGCGAGCTGGCGCCGATTCTTATCCTCGCGACGAACCGCGGAAGAACGAAGATAAGGGGCACCGACCTTGAAGCCCCGCACGGGATACCCATCGACATGCTCGACAGGCTGCTCATAATCAACACCGAGCCTTACAGGAAGGAGGAAATTCGCGAGATAGTCAAGATTCGCGCGAGGGAGGAGAAGATCGAGGTCAGCGAGGAGGCCATTGAGTACCTCGCGGAGCTCGGGGAGAAAACCAGCCTGCGCTACGCTGTTCAGCTCCTCGCCCCGGCCAGCGTCCTGGCAAAGGGCGGAAGGGTGGAGAGGGAGCACATCGAGAGGGCGAAGGAGTACTTTGCGGATCTCAGGAGGAGCATGAGCTTTGTCGAGAAGCTGGAGGGCATGCTTCAGTAA